Proteins encoded together in one Anguilla anguilla isolate fAngAng1 chromosome 9, fAngAng1.pri, whole genome shotgun sequence window:
- the LOC118235824 gene encoding collagenase 3: MGLLLRHEVQCLLMALPLPPRKPEDDQREFAMKYLESFYGFKPNSGRQRRMTEVDAFQDKLKEMQRFFGLEETGELTPCTLNAMRKPRCGLSDVVTFEDTVKWKNKRLTYSITNSPAVRYSRVRRAVKKAWRLWSNFTPLRFLQRQGEEADIIISFKTRDHEDIFAFDGVGGILAHAFQPGDGIGGDVHFDEEERWTMNSSGINLFAVAAHEFGHALGLPHSSDPGAVMFPAYSFVTINEFGLSHNDVQSIQKMYGVNPDVRAMSRLRLPPKTPEKCDPGLSFDAVMTMQQEMVFFKDRFMWRTHPNFDRIGITLITSLWSAVPSNITAAYETSENTILFFKGSQYWVVQQLDLLPGFPKDISELGFPSKVRAIDAALHFRGAQQTVFFTGNTCWRYNEEQKQMEEGYPKPIFHDWPGVKAPVDAAVFNAGFVLFFSGNLQYTYDPIQKYIVQTTYANKWLQC, translated from the exons ATGGGTCTCCTGTTGCGACACGAGGTGCAG tgtctgctgatgGCTCTTCCACTGCCGCCACGGAAACCAGAGGATGACCAACGGGAGTTTGCGATG AAGTATTTAGAGAGCTTCTATGGATTTAAGCCCAATTCTGGGCGGCAGCGGCGGATGACGGAAGTGGACGCGTTCCAGGACAAACTAAAAGAGATGCAGCGGTTCTTCGGTCTTGAGGAGACTGGAGAGCTAACGCCCTGCACCCTGAATGCCATGAGGAAGCCCCGCTGTGGACTGTCAGACGTGGTGACGTTTGAGGACACTGTCAAGTGGAAAAACAAGCGTCTGACATATAG CATTACAAACAGCCCAGCAGTGAGATACTCACGGGTGAGAAGAGCTGTTAAGAAAGCATGGAGGTTGTGGAGCAATTTCACACCACTGCGATTCCTACAGAGGCAAGGGGAAGAAGCTGACATCATAATCTCCTTCAAAACCAGAG ATCATGAGGACATCTTTGCTTTTGATGGCGTTGGGGGAATCCTCGCGCATGCTTTCCAGCCCGGAGATGGCATTGGAGGGGATGTCCATTTTGATGAAGAGGAGCGATGGACTATGAATTCTAGTG GAATCAACTTATTTGCTGTGGCCGCACATGAGTTTGGCCACGCTCTGGGTCTCCCGCATTCTTCTGACCCAGGGGCCGTCATGTTCCCCGCCTACAGCTTTGTCACAATAAATGAGTTTGGACTCTCCCATAACGATGTACAAAgtattcagaaaatgtatg GTGTCAATCCAGATGTCAGGGCCATGTCACGGCTGCGTCTTCCTCCAAAGACGCCTGAGAAATGCGATCCGGGACTGTCGTTTGATGCTGTCATGACAATGCAGCAGGAAATGGTCTTCTTTAAAGACAG atttatGTGGCGAACTCACCCAAACTTTGATCGCATAGGCATCACGCTGATAACTAGTCTTTGGTCTGCTGTTCCTTCAAATATCACCGCAGCATACGAGACTTCAGAaaacaccattttgtttttcaaag GTTCACAGTACTGGGTTGTGCAGCAGCTGGACCTCTTGCCTGGATTCCCAAAGGACATTTCTGAGTTGGGGTTCCCCAGCAAAGTGAGAGCAATCGATGCTGCCCTTCACTTTCGAGGAGCACAGCAAACGGTTTTCTTCACTGGGAATACATGTTGGCG ATATAATGAGGAGCAGAAACAGATGGAAGAGGGCTATCCTAAACCTATATTCCATGACTGGCCGGGGGTAAAAGCACCTGTGGATGCAGCTGTGTTTAATGCAG GTTTTGTCTTATTCTTCTCTGGGAATCTGCAGTATACATATGACCCCATCCAGAAATACATTGTTCAAACAACATATGCCAATAAATGGTTACAATGTTAG
- the acer3 gene encoding alkaline ceramidase 3 yields MAPWERQGFWGPPTSTLDWCEENYVVSSYIAEFWNTVSNLIMILPPIYGAIQALKDGLEICYLLSFLGLAVVGIGSWCFHMTLQYEMQLLDELPMIYCCCVFVYCLCECFKQEKSISCLPIVILLAFSVIVTVVYLQWKEPVFHQVMYGIMVGALFFRSVFIVSWVYPWLRPLCYTSLGLFLFGFILWNIDNLLCDTLRATRERLPPLVGAVTQFHAWWHILTGVGSYLHILYSIQIRRTYLKHRPKVQFICRFWPLTDTESQKSS; encoded by the exons ATGGCTCCTTGGGAGAGGCAAGGATTCTGGGGTCCGCCGACCTCAACATTAGACTGGTGTGAAGAAAACTATGTTGTCTCCTCTTATATCGCAGAATTCT GGAACACTGTGAGCAACCTGATCATGATTCTACCTCCAATTTATGGTGCCATACAGGCTCTCAAAGATGGCCTTGAAATCtgttatttactttcatttttggGACTTGCAG TGGTCGGTATTGGCTCATGGTGCTTCCACATGACTTTGCAGTACGAGATGCAG TTACTTGATGAGTTACCCATGATCTACTGCTGCTGTGTCTTTGTCTACTGCCT ATGTGAATGCTTCAAGCAGGAGAAGTCAATCAGCTGTTTGCCCATCGTGATATTACTTGCGTTCAGCGTTATAGTGACTGTG GTATACCTACAGTGGAAGGAGCCTGTATTTCATCAG GTCATGTATGGAATAATGGTGGGAGCCTTATTTTTTCGTTCTGTCTTCATAGTTTCATG GGTATATCCATGGCTCAGACCACTGTGCTACACATCTTTAGGTCTGTTCCTGTTCGGCTTCATTCTGTGGAACATAGACAATCTCCTGTGTGATACACTAAG AGCAACTCGAGAAAGGCTGCCCCCCCTTGTTGGTGCAGTTACTCAATTCCATGCCTGGTGGCACATTCTAACAGGCGTGGGATCCTACCTGCATATTCTCTACAG CATCCAGATAAGACGCACCTACCTCAAACACAGACCGAAAGTGCAG TTTATATGTAGATTTTGGCCCCTGACTGACACTGAGTCCCAGAAGAGCAGCTGA